One genomic segment of Paenibacillus xylanexedens includes these proteins:
- the lgt gene encoding prolipoprotein diacylglyceryl transferase — MDTLLLLNPIAFSIGALKVHWYGLILGAAALIGLLLVIREGKRYNIPQEVFMDMVLLGVPSAIIGARIYYVAFKWEDYKDNFWDVFKIWNGGIAIYGALIGAIICAVIFFRRKGYNFWRMADICAPGLLVGQLIGRWGNFVNQEAYGGPVEESFLRDKLHLPDFIVNQMNVEGVFHHPAFLYESMWSLVGLVLLLVLRRQKFLRSGELFMSYFIWYSIGRFFIEALRTDSLGFQAPQWVASLVNGLWSPMTAMGFEQGYLDPAYGNVRISQLLAIGIIIVAVVFIVVRRVTGKADVRYSDPIVSSKVTSDDMEHTGTVAGKENKLTPPAKDESKQVDDKKE, encoded by the coding sequence ATGGATACATTATTACTGTTGAACCCGATTGCGTTCTCTATTGGAGCGTTAAAGGTTCACTGGTACGGGCTTATTCTTGGTGCCGCGGCACTTATAGGACTCCTGCTCGTGATCCGGGAGGGCAAACGATACAATATTCCACAGGAAGTGTTCATGGACATGGTCCTGCTGGGTGTGCCTTCTGCCATCATTGGTGCCCGCATCTACTACGTCGCATTTAAGTGGGAAGATTATAAGGATAATTTCTGGGATGTCTTTAAAATATGGAATGGCGGTATAGCCATCTATGGTGCCCTTATTGGTGCTATCATCTGTGCAGTTATTTTCTTCCGTCGTAAAGGATATAACTTCTGGCGTATGGCCGATATCTGTGCGCCTGGACTGCTCGTTGGACAGTTGATCGGACGCTGGGGGAACTTTGTGAATCAGGAAGCCTACGGCGGTCCTGTGGAAGAATCATTTTTGAGAGACAAGCTTCATCTGCCGGACTTTATTGTGAATCAAATGAACGTAGAGGGCGTATTCCACCATCCTGCATTTTTGTATGAATCGATGTGGAGTCTCGTTGGCCTAGTCTTGCTGCTGGTTCTGCGTCGTCAGAAGTTTCTGCGTTCAGGTGAATTGTTCATGTCTTATTTCATCTGGTACTCTATCGGTCGCTTCTTCATTGAAGCTCTACGTACGGACAGTCTGGGCTTCCAGGCTCCGCAGTGGGTTGCTTCATTAGTGAACGGGCTGTGGTCTCCAATGACTGCAATGGGCTTTGAACAAGGATATCTTGATCCTGCTTACGGTAACGTAAGAATCTCGCAACTGCTCGCGATTGGCATCATTATTGTTGCTGTTGTATTCATTGTGGTGAGAAGAGTGACAGGTAAAGCAGATGTTCGTTATAGTGATCCGATTGTATCGTCCAAAGTTACCTCAGATGATATGGAGCATACGGGAACAGTTGCTGGCAAAGAGAATAAGTTAACACCTCCAGCCAAAGATGAATCCAAGCAAGTTGATGATAAAAAGGAGTAA
- a CDS encoding PucR family transcriptional regulator: protein MKIIPDLKQQIEVIIGTTLDEYEITIEEWMQSVANLVGRHENSETFGDEGERQELSDQSASPISSDVISLNTGKRIFFKVRMNEQEETVVCWGCPAKSITMETRQLIELLIRTNTALPDEVQPVVYENDREQYLTELGLWLKEQIEEPTKQESDVVPDRFVVPAGLNAEKILFLLQGDTPDAHRLRSKELNKLLESYFGEEIVLIPLGEQEWIFMGDKEIVTEEAEEDTTEAKKDSLNAFCLGLHELVASEWAGVFHLSASLPCIPAQQLVAVATLLRESVHLGRAFHVTQHIHLPWDLHLERLVASIPDDQRIRFIKETGKDTVIFNDSETLATLETFFSLDCNVSETAKRLFIHRNTLVYRLDKIKQEIGYDVRHFESAVLVQFLLLMYKVTKKH, encoded by the coding sequence ATGAAGATCATACCTGATCTAAAACAGCAAATTGAAGTCATTATAGGCACAACTTTGGACGAATATGAAATTACAATAGAAGAATGGATGCAATCCGTTGCGAATCTGGTTGGTCGACATGAAAATTCAGAGACCTTTGGTGATGAGGGTGAGCGTCAGGAGTTATCTGATCAATCTGCATCTCCAATTTCATCCGATGTGATCAGTTTAAATACGGGAAAGCGTATATTTTTTAAGGTTCGGATGAATGAGCAAGAAGAGACCGTCGTGTGTTGGGGATGCCCTGCAAAATCAATTACCATGGAAACACGACAATTGATTGAGCTTTTGATCCGTACTAACACGGCTTTACCCGATGAGGTACAACCTGTTGTATATGAGAATGATAGGGAGCAGTATTTGACTGAATTGGGTCTCTGGCTTAAAGAGCAGATCGAAGAACCAACCAAGCAGGAATCTGATGTGGTTCCTGATCGCTTTGTGGTGCCCGCAGGATTAAATGCTGAGAAGATTCTCTTCTTGCTGCAAGGCGATACACCGGATGCACATCGTTTACGGTCCAAGGAACTCAACAAGTTGCTTGAGAGTTACTTTGGCGAGGAAATTGTCTTGATTCCTTTGGGGGAGCAAGAGTGGATTTTCATGGGTGATAAAGAAATTGTTACTGAAGAAGCCGAAGAAGATACAACGGAAGCCAAAAAGGATTCACTGAACGCTTTTTGTCTGGGGTTACATGAATTGGTTGCCAGTGAGTGGGCTGGGGTGTTCCATCTGTCTGCATCTCTGCCATGCATTCCTGCGCAACAACTTGTAGCGGTCGCAACTCTTCTTAGAGAGAGTGTTCACTTAGGGAGAGCATTCCATGTTACGCAGCATATTCATCTCCCATGGGATCTTCACCTGGAGAGGTTGGTAGCGAGCATTCCAGATGATCAACGTATACGTTTTATAAAGGAAACTGGTAAAGACACGGTAATCTTCAATGACAGTGAGACACTTGCTACGCTGGAGACTTTTTTTAGCCTGGACTGTAATGTCAGTGAGACAGCGAAACGACTTTTCATTCATCGTAATACGTTGGTATACCGTCTGGACAAGATCAAACAGGAGATTGGCTATGATGTGAGGCACTTCGAAAGTGCCGTTCTAGTGCAGTTTTTACTACTAATGTACAAAGTGACGAAAAAGCATTGA
- a CDS encoding ABC transporter ATP-binding protein, whose protein sequence is MAGVRLEHIFKKYPGSDKATVVDINLDIKDKEFLVLVGPSGCGKSTTLRMIAGLEEISEGKLYIGDRVVNDVAPKDRDIAMVFQSYALYPHMSVYQNMAFGLKLRKVKKDEIDKRVREAAKILDIEHLLERKPKALSGGQRQRVALGRAIVRDPQVFLMDEPLSNLDAKLRGQMRAEITKLAKRLETTVIYVTHDQIEAMTMGDRIVVMKDGIIQQAASPEELYNLPANLFVAGFIGSPTMNFISGKLAEQGTSMHFIAPGVDVEIPQGKAQVLKSRGYIGKEVILGVRPEDIHEEPVFLEASPNSVFSTHVDVTENLGHEMLLYLSGVGNDTTIARVDGRSNTRDGSTVKMAIDMNKVHIFDKETEVNVLLQDK, encoded by the coding sequence ATGGCTGGAGTACGTTTAGAGCATATTTTCAAAAAATACCCGGGTTCTGATAAAGCAACTGTAGTTGACATTAACCTGGACATTAAAGATAAAGAATTTCTGGTACTAGTAGGTCCGTCCGGTTGTGGTAAATCAACAACACTTCGTATGATCGCAGGCCTTGAGGAAATTTCTGAAGGTAAACTCTATATCGGTGACCGTGTCGTTAATGATGTTGCACCTAAAGACCGCGATATCGCGATGGTATTCCAATCCTATGCCTTGTATCCACATATGAGCGTATATCAAAACATGGCGTTTGGTTTGAAATTGCGTAAGGTTAAAAAAGATGAGATCGACAAACGTGTACGTGAAGCAGCTAAAATCCTGGATATCGAACATTTGCTTGAGCGTAAACCTAAGGCATTGTCCGGTGGTCAACGTCAACGTGTCGCTTTGGGACGTGCGATTGTCCGTGATCCACAAGTGTTCTTGATGGATGAGCCTCTCTCCAACTTGGATGCCAAACTGCGTGGTCAAATGCGTGCTGAGATCACTAAACTTGCGAAACGTTTGGAAACAACTGTTATCTACGTAACGCATGACCAGATCGAAGCTATGACGATGGGTGATCGGATCGTTGTTATGAAGGATGGTATCATCCAACAAGCAGCTTCTCCGGAAGAGTTGTACAACCTGCCGGCTAACCTGTTCGTAGCTGGTTTCATTGGTTCCCCGACAATGAACTTTATCTCGGGTAAACTCGCTGAGCAAGGTACTAGCATGCATTTCATAGCTCCTGGTGTGGATGTTGAAATCCCGCAAGGTAAAGCACAAGTGTTGAAATCTAGAGGATACATTGGTAAAGAAGTGATTCTGGGTGTTCGTCCAGAAGACATTCACGAAGAGCCAGTATTCCTGGAAGCATCCCCGAACTCTGTATTCTCTACACACGTAGATGTTACAGAGAACCTGGGTCACGAAATGCTCCTCTACTTGAGCGGTGTTGGTAATGATACAACGATCGCACGTGTAGACGGACGTTCTAACACTCGTGATGGTTCCACAGTTAAAATGGCCATCGACATGAACAAAGTTCATATCTTTGACAAAGAGACTGAAGTGAACGTACTTCTTCAAGACAAATAA
- the ppaX gene encoding pyrophosphatase PpaX, translating into MIDTVLFDLDGTIIDTNELIISSFQHVMGGWKHSAPWTREQIIPHMGGTLEQQMRTFSGQEEVSEYVKGYRAYNDIHHEAMVRPFPHVIEVVEALHQAGIVMGVVTTKIRPSTLKVLERFDLLKYMKTIVTVTDVTNPKPHAEPVLKAMTELGADPAKTLMVGDSPVDIQSAQNAGALSAGVAWSLKGETILNGYGPDHMLHDMRDLLKLIRIETGRS; encoded by the coding sequence ATGATTGACACGGTATTGTTTGATCTGGATGGAACGATTATTGATACCAATGAGTTGATTATCAGCTCATTCCAGCATGTCATGGGGGGATGGAAGCATTCAGCTCCATGGACTCGGGAACAGATCATTCCACATATGGGTGGCACACTGGAGCAGCAAATGCGCACTTTCTCTGGCCAGGAGGAAGTCTCCGAGTACGTGAAAGGTTACCGTGCTTATAATGATATCCATCATGAAGCGATGGTTAGACCTTTTCCACATGTTATTGAGGTAGTAGAGGCGCTGCATCAGGCGGGCATTGTGATGGGTGTGGTCACAACCAAGATTCGTCCATCTACATTAAAGGTGCTAGAACGTTTTGACCTATTGAAGTATATGAAGACGATTGTAACAGTAACTGACGTAACGAATCCGAAGCCGCACGCTGAACCGGTACTGAAAGCGATGACGGAACTGGGTGCAGATCCTGCCAAAACGTTAATGGTGGGTGACAGTCCAGTGGATATCCAATCGGCACAGAATGCGGGCGCACTCTCGGCGGGGGTTGCATGGTCCCTTAAAGGGGAAACAATCCTGAACGGATATGGACCCGATCATATGTTGCATGACATGAGAGACTTGTTGAAACTCATCCGTATTGAAACGGGACGTTCATGA
- the hprK gene encoding HPr(Ser) kinase/phosphatase, whose protein sequence is MAKKVKVSELVQQFQLEVVSGSHGLKRVITVDDLNRPGLEMAGYFEYHPQERVQLLGRTELAFFAMLPEQERRDRMQRLCTEETPCIVVTRGLEVPQELIDISEEQNLAVLRSNMATTILSSRITGFLEKKLAPTATIHGVLCDVYGVGMLITGSSGIGKSETALELVKRGHRLIADDAVEIRQTSDFQLHGTAPELIRHLLEIRGVGIINVMTLFGAGAVRNNKRITLVVRLEAWQQDKQYDRLGLDEETTRIIDTDVPLVTIPVRPGRNLAVIIEVAGMNYRLKQMGLNAALQFTNKLTATISEDMEDMD, encoded by the coding sequence ATGGCGAAAAAAGTGAAAGTATCTGAACTGGTGCAGCAATTTCAGTTGGAGGTTGTTTCTGGATCTCACGGATTGAAAAGAGTCATTACGGTAGATGACCTGAATCGTCCTGGTCTGGAAATGGCCGGTTATTTTGAATACCATCCACAAGAACGGGTACAGCTGCTTGGAAGAACGGAGTTAGCTTTCTTTGCAATGTTACCTGAGCAAGAGCGGCGCGATCGTATGCAACGTCTTTGTACGGAAGAGACGCCTTGTATCGTTGTCACGCGTGGACTGGAAGTTCCGCAAGAGCTGATTGATATCAGTGAAGAGCAGAATCTGGCTGTACTTCGTAGCAACATGGCTACTACGATTCTATCCAGCCGGATCACGGGTTTCCTGGAAAAGAAATTGGCACCAACAGCAACCATTCACGGTGTACTTTGTGATGTCTATGGCGTAGGTATGCTGATCACAGGTAGCAGCGGTATTGGTAAGAGTGAAACAGCGCTTGAACTGGTGAAACGTGGACACCGACTGATTGCCGATGATGCGGTAGAGATCCGCCAAACGTCAGATTTTCAGCTGCACGGTACTGCACCAGAATTGATCCGCCACTTGCTCGAAATTCGAGGTGTCGGTATTATCAACGTCATGACATTGTTCGGAGCTGGTGCGGTTCGGAATAACAAACGGATTACTTTGGTTGTACGTCTGGAAGCATGGCAGCAGGATAAACAATATGATCGTCTGGGTCTGGATGAAGAGACTACACGTATCATTGATACGGATGTACCTCTTGTTACAATCCCTGTTCGTCCGGGACGGAACTTGGCGGTTATTATTGAAGTGGCAGGTATGAACTATCGCCTGAAACAGATGGGTCTGAATGCTGCGCTGCAATTCACGAACAAGCTGACAGCAACCATCTCGGAAGATATGGAAGACATGGATTAA
- a CDS encoding acyltransferase has translation MRKVTRYPVEDQNALWHIYKTVSPWKGVRNFIWIQLSRYCPILSVKNWIYRRMLGMKVGKHTAFGLMVMVDVFFPEKITVGENSVIGYNTTILAHEYLIKEYRLGEVIIGENVLIGANTTILPGVTIGDGAVVAAGAVVHKDVAPGAFVGGNPLRDLSGAAASTEETIFNTDDSSQGSVH, from the coding sequence ATGAGAAAAGTAACCCGCTATCCGGTAGAGGACCAGAATGCACTTTGGCATATCTACAAGACAGTGAGTCCGTGGAAGGGCGTTCGTAATTTTATCTGGATCCAGTTGTCACGTTATTGTCCGATCCTATCGGTGAAGAATTGGATTTACCGCCGAATGCTCGGTATGAAGGTGGGAAAACATACGGCCTTTGGCCTGATGGTGATGGTGGATGTATTTTTTCCGGAGAAAATAACGGTCGGCGAAAACTCGGTCATCGGTTACAACACAACGATTCTCGCTCATGAGTATCTTATTAAGGAGTACAGACTCGGTGAGGTGATTATCGGGGAAAATGTACTGATTGGTGCTAACACAACGATTCTGCCCGGGGTAACCATAGGAGATGGAGCCGTTGTGGCTGCTGGAGCAGTCGTACATAAGGATGTTGCACCAGGAGCTTTTGTTGGAGGTAATCCACTGCGTGATTTATCCGGCGCGGCAGCTTCTACGGAAGAAACCATCTTTAACACGGATGATTCTTCTCAGGGTAGTGTGCATTGA